TGACTAGAAAGTAAAAAGTATACGTAGATAATACAAAACCTAGCAACACCAAATGAGTGTGAAGTGTGTAATACATAGCTATAGCTAGAAGTACCAAAAAAGTGAAACacccttttctattttttcttcaattagTATTCGTTTCGTTTCAAGTTGTTTGTCATATACATATTTTAGACTGATTAAAGATATGTGATTTCTTTTATCGTTTTTTACACTACacgttaaaaaattattaaattaaataataatttgaatgtattctatgtatgttttttttaatttcgtattaaattaaaattagacaAGTAGATTAAAACCGAGAGATGTTTAGTGCTAGTTCCAAGGAAAGTTGGAACAAAGCGTTAATGTCGCAAATTTGACATGAAAAAGAGAAACCACCAAGCAGTTCAAAAGCTTCCATAGAAAATTCTTGCCGGTTATTAAATTTACattacccaaaaaaaataaagtagttgttaaaaaaaataaaatcaacaagaaagaaaatatatattattttaaaagaattaatttaaatgagACAAACAAGCATTTTTGTCAGTCATGtataccattttttttaaaaaaataaaaaactctaTGTACTTCATGCCTAGTCCTCAAAAAACCCCACCCTAAAAATCCTCAATTTAATGATCAATCATATAAAGTTTACAAAccccaaaaaatattaataataatttattttatataattttattgatagaTTATAATGTgagtaatataaaaatatagagtttctTTCTGAACGATTTCTTGACTTAAATAAGAGTATCAATAGTTCAATACATCAAATAAATGTAgtagcaaaaaaaattatattgaaaacgattaaaaaaagaatacgtagcaacaaaaataatatgataaattgAATTAAAGAAAACCcatattcttaatattttttcaacttaTACATAGGTGTGTGGTTTAGTTATCGCTTAGGTAATTTGATATGTCTAATTTTTCATATCCTTGATCCcaacttatatattttatgaaacaaacGATTATCTATAGTTATCATTCAGATGACGATTATAGCTAGTGTTAATATTGTATAATTCTTCATATCATTGATCTTAACTTAGATATTTTATGAATGAACGATTATCTCTAGTTATCATTCATATGACCTGATAACTAGTGTTATATATGAACAAAGTTATCATTTAGATGACCTGATAGCTAACGTTAcgttgttttttttgtttatgttaaTAGACAGACAAAGCTTCATTGCTAGCAGAAGTGATACAACATGTGAAAGAGTTAAAAAGACAAACATCCTTAATATCAGAGACAAGTCTTGTCCCAACTgaaattgatgaattaacaGTTGATAATGCAACATCTGATGAAGATGGTAAGTTTATAATAAAGGCCTCTTTGTGTTGTGAAGATAGATCTGATCTTTTGCCTGATTTAATCAAGACATTGAAAGCACTAAggttaaaaacattaaaagctgAAATTACAACACTTGGTGGACGTGTTAGAAATGTGTTGTTTATAACTGGAGACgattattattgtaataataataataatcgagAGGTAGATACGTGTATAAGTGGAGACGATGAAGATACTGAGATGatgcagcaacaacaacaacaacaaccacagTATTGTATAAGTTCAATACAAGAAGCACTTAAAGCTGTGATGGAGAAATCAAGTGGTGATGATTCTGCTTCTACAAGTGTTAAGAGACAAAGAACTAACAATATCAACATCCTTTCTTAAATtacttcttttccctttttatgtgtgtttgtttttgtttttttttggggtgtgtggtttttgttttttgtccATCTTATTTGGGCAGTATAATGTAGAGAGTTGGTGGTGTCTAGGGTTTTGGGTTAATTGTATGATGTGTGAGTTGCATATTGGAAAACCCTATCATAGATAAAACTCGAAATTCaggtatttaagtggagaagtaTCTATAGAGGGTCAAATTTAGTATCGGTGTATTTTGATATAGGGTGTTATTTGACTCTTGGAGGTTTGATTTCTcgattattataaaaaaaaatataatatgttaGGGTTGGTGCATAGTGGTTTTCTTTTTGTGTTGTGTCCAAAAAGTGTTTGATTTCCTCGTGTCATGTTTATCAAAAGTCTGgtatttgaatgaagaaatgtCGAGAGTGAATTCTGCATTCCTTATTTTTGAGTCGTGCATTATTGACTGTCGGGGATTTctgaattataaaaaaaatgtagagGCATTGTTTTttgggtggtggtggtgggggggggggggtccaAAAGTGTCTTAATCAATTGGCTCATGTCTATGTCATGTCCATCAAGAGTTGATCAACTCAAACAAGAAAACCCttgagaaagaaaaattgaagagaAGGATCTTTTTAGTGAAGAGAGAAACATTATAAGAATAGAAATATGGTGAAGTATTTTGATTACATGCTCTTTGtctctcttttgttttttagtGTGAAATTTCCTTGtcaacttctctttctttgtCACAATTTATGCATGCTCACAATATGCTTATTCTATCATTTTAtggaggaaaaaaaaatagaattatggggtgtcttttttaaaaaatcttttttcttgtGGGAAAGGGAAGAATCattgtaaatatatttatttactagTGTTTGTTGTGACTCATATATGTATTTGCCTTGTACTTTTCTTCTCAAGGCATAATACTATATATCATTTtgctcttcttctttttttcaagtCTAAGTATCTTGTGGGTGAtggtgtttttttttccttttcattttggGGTGTTTATTTCAATATTCTATGTAATAAGGGGATGGCAAGATTATCaatgaaattattat
This DNA window, taken from Solanum lycopersicum chromosome 5, SLM_r2.1, encodes the following:
- the LOC101266819 gene encoding transcription factor bHLH30-like, with product MHPQSFMNPVHFQSNSEMLPWSIPPVQPFMNPVHHHDQSFLLPPSPSAYGLFNRNTNTDQQHLRFISDSLVGQVVHHHHHHNQPGSIAPFGLQAELQKMSAQEIMDAKALAASKSHSEAERRRRERINNHLAKLRSLLPNTTKTDKASLLAEVIQHVKELKRQTSLISETSLVPTEIDELTVDNATSDEDGKFIIKASLCCEDRSDLLPDLIKTLKALRLKTLKAEITTLGGRVRNVLFITGDDYYCNNNNNREVDTCISGDDEDTEMMQQQQQQQPQYCISSIQEALKAVMEKSSGDDSASTSVKRQRTNNINILS